A genomic window from Klebsiella quasipneumoniae subsp. quasipneumoniae includes:
- a CDS encoding transcriptional regulator: MTALDNAIRVAGSANKLASTLGVSGMAVSQWKTKGIVPSSRVLQVFNATGVTPHELRPDLYPNPTDGIPKE; the protein is encoded by the coding sequence ATGACAGCCCTTGATAACGCAATTCGAGTAGCTGGCTCAGCCAATAAATTAGCATCAACGCTTGGAGTAAGCGGCATGGCAGTAAGTCAGTGGAAAACAAAAGGTATTGTGCCTTCATCGCGAGTTTTACAGGTTTTTAATGCAACGGGCGTTACGCCTCATGAATTACGTCCTGATCTATATCCGAATCCGACGGATGGAATACCTAAGGAGTGA
- a CDS encoding toxin YdaT family protein — protein MQTTSFENHTPVMSMQLKTENQYLPRRRDGKKCRAILAAVQEWESSLPGRAQDHVAQLVAEQWEKQNGRGISVNKQNLYRYLKNEGGSEKYTSYVIQLSAAIADAMPIEIARKHGLKHGLTETELVANAIKECSEAHQAKLLGAPLQKLEREIREAAIALFNMLPADAAGPLLASISAVAPQFF, from the coding sequence ATGCAAACCACCTCTTTTGAAAATCATACTCCGGTGATGAGTATGCAACTGAAAACGGAAAATCAGTATTTGCCCCGTCGGCGTGACGGCAAGAAATGCCGAGCCATTTTGGCCGCCGTTCAGGAATGGGAGTCCTCATTACCTGGGCGTGCGCAAGACCACGTCGCGCAGCTGGTGGCCGAACAGTGGGAGAAACAAAACGGGCGCGGTATCAGCGTCAATAAACAAAATCTGTATCGCTACCTGAAAAACGAGGGCGGTTCAGAGAAGTACACCAGTTATGTCATCCAGCTTTCGGCGGCGATCGCTGATGCAATGCCGATAGAGATCGCGCGCAAACATGGCCTAAAACATGGCTTAACTGAAACTGAGCTGGTGGCCAATGCAATCAAAGAATGCAGCGAAGCGCACCAGGCCAAGTTACTTGGCGCACCTCTGCAGAAACTAGAGCGTGAAATACGGGAAGCTGCAATTGCACTTTTTAACATGCTCCCTGCAGATGCGGCGGGACCACTACTGGCGAGCATCAGCGCCGTAGCGCCGCAGTTTTTCTAA
- a CDS encoding DnaT-like ssDNA-binding domain-containing protein yields the protein MARIRTVKPEFWTDEKVVECSIPARLLFIGLFNFANDMGCLERSPKRLKMQIFPADALDCEPLIQELITHGLLTEYSVNDVCYLQIKGFLKHQKINRPSASKIPLPPEFTESKAGKEEKRAPNQGGLSEDSVNPHGGLTDGKGREGKGKGSNPTLYAQERNFPQQPQYLPGVDIPIGKFTMHDLWLPSQDWPRLAATWGIALPEPAYLPTELAEFIAYWKSEGKVFTQIQWEQKFARSVISARAKSKPQPATGGNGHAGIQPANTASRAVQEIQAARERWEKQNGLAGGGYGLAAMDGNGGDILEPVDPEERGGALGYVDCPDWIDE from the coding sequence ATGGCCCGCATCAGAACAGTTAAACCTGAATTCTGGACAGATGAGAAGGTGGTGGAATGTTCAATTCCAGCGCGTCTCCTGTTTATCGGGTTGTTCAACTTCGCCAACGATATGGGATGCCTTGAGCGTTCGCCAAAACGGTTGAAGATGCAAATCTTCCCTGCGGACGCGCTCGATTGCGAACCACTAATACAGGAACTGATTACTCATGGATTACTCACTGAGTATTCAGTGAATGATGTCTGCTATTTGCAGATTAAAGGTTTCCTTAAGCATCAAAAAATAAACAGGCCTTCGGCCTCAAAAATACCTCTTCCGCCAGAATTCACTGAGTCTAAGGCAGGAAAGGAAGAAAAGAGAGCTCCTAATCAAGGAGGGCTCAGTGAGGACTCAGTGAATCCTCATGGAGGACTCACTGACGGAAAAGGAAGGGAAGGGAAGGGAAAAGGATCAAACCCCACTCTCTATGCGCAGGAGAGAAATTTTCCCCAGCAACCTCAGTATCTACCTGGAGTGGATATTCCGATCGGAAAATTCACCATGCACGACCTTTGGCTGCCGTCACAGGACTGGCCGCGACTGGCTGCTACCTGGGGTATAGCGCTTCCCGAACCGGCATATCTGCCTACAGAGCTGGCAGAGTTCATCGCGTACTGGAAATCCGAGGGGAAAGTGTTCACTCAGATTCAGTGGGAGCAGAAATTTGCCCGCAGCGTGATAAGTGCCAGAGCCAAATCTAAACCACAACCAGCAACCGGAGGTAATGGCCATGCAGGAATTCAACCAGCTAACACCGCATCCCGGGCAGTTCAGGAAATTCAGGCAGCCAGAGAGCGCTGGGAAAAGCAAAACGGACTTGCTGGCGGCGGATACGGCTTGGCGGCTATGGACGGTAATGGGGGAGATATTCTCGAACCGGTGGACCCAGAAGAACGGGGCGGCGCCCTCGGATATGTGGATTGCCCAGATTGGATCGATGAGTGA
- a CDS encoding helix-turn-helix domain-containing protein: MKNTEELNNQLIARLEEITQRGISKADMARIAGVTPQAVNGWFKKGVISKKSAIALAEAANVSVTWLLGEKVSEDSGLKPNESKMLRLFRQLPEAEQERMIDTFEVRLKEIDDYVEKYLRGRFKASDTN; this comes from the coding sequence ATGAAAAACACTGAAGAACTCAACAACCAACTGATTGCTCGTTTGGAAGAAATTACTCAAAGAGGGATCAGCAAGGCGGATATGGCTCGCATTGCTGGAGTTACACCTCAAGCGGTGAATGGGTGGTTTAAGAAAGGAGTAATCAGTAAAAAGTCCGCAATTGCCCTCGCGGAAGCTGCCAATGTGTCTGTAACTTGGTTGCTTGGAGAGAAAGTATCTGAAGATTCAGGCCTCAAGCCAAATGAGAGCAAAATGTTACGTCTGTTTAGGCAGTTACCTGAGGCTGAACAAGAGAGAATGATTGATACGTTTGAAGTCCGCCTAAAAGAAATCGATGATTATGTTGAGAAATATCTCCGTGGTCGATTTAAGGCTAGCGACACTAACTAA